From Luteolibacter yonseiensis, the proteins below share one genomic window:
- a CDS encoding ABC transporter substrate-binding protein, whose product MKLLPRLGFTAVALLAMCGFANAAPLKIAYSDWPGWIAWEIGVQKGWFKEAGVEVDFQWFDYVPSMDAYVSGKVDAVCMTNGDALVTGATGKPSVGIIINDFSNGNDMIVAAPGINSIKELKGKKVGIEEGFVSHLLLLTGLEKNGLKSDDVTIVNTPTNETPQVLASKAVDAIGAWQPNSGQALKALPGSKPVFTSADAPGIIYDLLYVSPESLEKNKDDWAKVVKVWYRIAAYMKAEENLDDVLKILSARVKISPEEYEPFLKGTYILTLDEALKRWETGTGLGTVYGSSKVVNEFNLKFKVYEKTQDVAKYLDPSLTKALAGKKGE is encoded by the coding sequence ATGAAATTGTTGCCCCGCCTTGGATTCACCGCAGTTGCATTGCTCGCCATGTGCGGGTTCGCCAATGCCGCCCCCTTGAAGATCGCCTACTCCGACTGGCCCGGCTGGATCGCATGGGAGATCGGCGTGCAGAAGGGCTGGTTCAAGGAAGCGGGTGTGGAGGTGGATTTCCAATGGTTCGACTACGTCCCCTCGATGGACGCCTACGTCTCCGGAAAGGTGGACGCCGTCTGCATGACCAATGGCGACGCCCTCGTCACCGGAGCCACCGGCAAGCCCTCGGTCGGCATCATCATCAATGATTTCTCCAACGGAAACGACATGATCGTCGCCGCTCCCGGCATCAATTCGATCAAGGAACTCAAAGGCAAAAAGGTCGGGATCGAGGAAGGTTTCGTCTCCCACCTGCTCCTGCTTACCGGTCTCGAAAAGAACGGCCTGAAATCCGATGACGTCACGATCGTCAACACGCCCACCAACGAGACTCCGCAGGTGCTCGCCTCGAAGGCGGTGGATGCCATCGGCGCGTGGCAGCCGAACTCCGGCCAAGCCCTCAAGGCGCTGCCCGGCTCCAAACCGGTCTTCACGTCCGCGGACGCCCCGGGCATCATCTACGATCTCCTCTACGTCTCGCCCGAAAGTCTTGAGAAAAACAAGGACGACTGGGCGAAGGTGGTGAAGGTCTGGTACCGCATCGCCGCTTACATGAAGGCGGAGGAAAATCTCGACGATGTCCTGAAAATCCTTTCCGCCCGGGTGAAGATCTCACCGGAAGAATACGAACCCTTCCTCAAGGGCACCTATATCCTCACGCTGGATGAAGCGCTCAAGCGCTGGGAAACCGGTACCGGACTCGGCACCGTTTACGGCTCCTCCAAGGTCGTCAACGAGTTCAACCTCAAGTTCAAGGTCTACGAGAAAACCCAGGACGTCGCCAAGTACCTCGATCCCTCGCTGACCAAGGCCCTGGCTGGCAAGAAGGGCGAATGA
- a CDS encoding MFS transporter produces MSHTSLNEKIGRHRWTICGLIFAATTINYLDRNVLGLLKKTLSEDGVFGATPGDQELNYSTVVICFQIAYALGMVLAGRIIDKVGTKQGYAYSLIGWSLAAIGHAFGHHTWSFGLWRAALGVTEAGNFPAANKAIAEWFPKKERAFATGFYNSGANIGAIVAPLCVPYIASAWGWEWAFILTGAVGLLWLFFWYKMYGSPAEKLRSGKLQQAEYDFIHSDTDEQEAERADTSGEKVSWFRLLKFRQTWAFFFGKFMTDPIWWFFLFWLPSFLEGENARKVREYIAANPGFAGDKADIPGVISWPFAVAVVYTVSTVGSIFGGWLPKKFIDGGMDPNKARKLSMFIFALFPLTVLFASRLGEINTWLAVATIAVACAAHAAWSANIFTTVSDMFPKKAVASVTGIGGMAGAVGGILIARAAGLLLKHYSALGKVEVGYGILFVICGSAYITAWVLMHLLVPKFKKIVL; encoded by the coding sequence ATGTCTCACACCTCCCTGAATGAAAAAATCGGCCGCCATCGGTGGACCATCTGCGGACTGATCTTCGCCGCGACGACGATCAATTATCTGGATCGGAACGTCCTCGGGCTGCTCAAGAAGACATTGTCCGAGGATGGGGTTTTCGGAGCCACTCCGGGGGACCAGGAGCTGAACTACTCGACGGTCGTCATCTGTTTCCAGATCGCGTACGCGCTGGGGATGGTTCTCGCGGGCAGGATCATCGACAAGGTGGGCACCAAGCAGGGCTACGCCTACTCGCTCATCGGCTGGAGCCTCGCCGCCATCGGCCACGCCTTCGGCCACCACACATGGAGCTTCGGACTCTGGCGCGCGGCTCTCGGAGTCACCGAAGCGGGAAACTTCCCCGCTGCGAACAAGGCCATCGCCGAGTGGTTCCCGAAAAAGGAGCGCGCCTTCGCCACCGGATTCTATAACTCCGGAGCGAACATCGGAGCCATCGTCGCTCCGCTCTGCGTGCCGTACATCGCCTCGGCATGGGGTTGGGAATGGGCGTTCATCCTCACCGGTGCGGTAGGCCTGCTGTGGCTGTTCTTCTGGTACAAGATGTATGGATCACCGGCTGAGAAGCTGCGGAGCGGCAAGCTCCAGCAAGCGGAATACGACTTCATCCACAGCGACACCGACGAACAGGAAGCCGAGCGTGCGGACACATCCGGTGAAAAGGTTTCATGGTTCCGTCTGCTGAAATTCCGCCAGACGTGGGCCTTCTTCTTCGGGAAATTCATGACCGACCCGATCTGGTGGTTCTTCCTCTTCTGGCTGCCATCCTTCCTCGAGGGAGAGAACGCCCGCAAGGTGCGTGAATACATCGCCGCCAATCCGGGATTCGCCGGTGACAAGGCGGACATCCCGGGCGTCATCAGCTGGCCCTTCGCGGTGGCCGTGGTCTACACCGTCTCCACCGTCGGTTCCATCTTCGGTGGCTGGCTGCCGAAAAAATTCATCGATGGCGGCATGGATCCGAACAAGGCGCGCAAGCTCTCCATGTTCATCTTCGCCCTCTTCCCGCTCACCGTTCTTTTCGCATCCCGCCTGGGCGAGATCAATACCTGGCTCGCCGTCGCGACCATCGCCGTCGCATGCGCGGCCCACGCGGCATGGTCGGCGAACATCTTCACCACGGTTTCGGACATGTTCCCGAAAAAGGCCGTCGCCTCCGTCACCGGCATCGGTGGCATGGCGGGTGCGGTCGGAGGCATCCTCATCGCCCGCGCGGCCGGACTCCTTCTCAAGCACTACTCCGCGCTCGGCAAGGTGGAGGTCGGCTACGGAATCCTCTTCGTCATCTGCGGCTCGGCCTACATCACGGCATGGGTGCTGATGCACCTGCTGGTGCCGAAGTTCAAGAAGATCGTCCTCTGA
- a CDS encoding NADase-type glycan-binding domain-containing protein, which produces MKTKVWLGICFTLFLQPVLANGGGYFRGGVERAGDVAGFEPEETEKIRILDEKLTVGLGQKSADVEVRYLMRNETDKKVKVRFGFPVEESFDTSMMVAVGEDASEKTKSLKYCKNYLITASGKSVAVKWQSEEKEVGDKRFKGIAGWLISEITFSAGEEKPVMIRFDSDYPSEEWNVSDNTSESPAMFRYRLSTAACWAGTIGTGHIIIKPAGIDPRELKVIKPVNRFKKDGENWVWNFENLEPSMADDMEIEASPAISGHNDSETSRFVERGSQWLMSHINYEVRASSELPPADGNSYGAGKVKSMWGQETWSEGVPGTGAGEWLELKPVAPKPLAAILVRPGYSKSDGLFQANARPKRIRVTLNGEHSFGVDVPDSNNVRRIPVIGYVKPVKQIRLTFEDVWPGTKFEDLCVSGVWLEVKLDKKPKLGPVR; this is translated from the coding sequence ATGAAAACCAAGGTGTGGCTGGGAATCTGTTTCACCCTGTTCCTGCAACCCGTTCTCGCCAATGGCGGCGGTTACTTCCGGGGTGGCGTCGAGCGGGCGGGGGATGTCGCGGGATTCGAACCGGAAGAGACGGAGAAAATCCGGATACTGGATGAGAAGCTGACTGTCGGGCTGGGCCAGAAATCCGCCGACGTCGAGGTGCGCTACCTGATGCGGAATGAAACGGACAAAAAGGTGAAGGTGCGCTTCGGGTTTCCGGTGGAGGAGTCGTTCGATACCAGCATGATGGTTGCTGTCGGCGAGGACGCATCCGAAAAGACCAAGTCGCTGAAGTATTGCAAAAACTACCTGATCACCGCGTCGGGAAAGTCCGTGGCCGTGAAATGGCAAAGTGAGGAAAAGGAGGTGGGGGACAAGCGTTTCAAAGGGATCGCGGGCTGGCTGATCTCGGAGATCACATTCTCGGCGGGGGAGGAGAAGCCCGTGATGATCCGTTTTGACAGTGATTATCCATCGGAGGAATGGAATGTCAGTGACAATACTTCTGAAAGCCCCGCAATGTTCCGGTATCGCCTTTCAACCGCCGCCTGTTGGGCGGGGACCATCGGGACGGGACACATCATCATAAAGCCGGCGGGTATCGATCCAAGGGAACTCAAGGTGATCAAGCCGGTGAACCGGTTCAAAAAAGACGGTGAAAACTGGGTATGGAATTTTGAGAATCTGGAACCTTCCATGGCGGATGATATGGAAATCGAAGCCTCTCCAGCCATATCGGGACACAATGATTCCGAAACCTCGCGTTTCGTGGAGCGGGGGAGCCAATGGCTGATGTCCCATATCAATTACGAAGTGCGGGCGAGTTCGGAGCTTCCTCCTGCGGACGGCAATTCATATGGCGCTGGGAAAGTGAAAAGCATGTGGGGGCAGGAGACCTGGAGCGAGGGTGTGCCGGGAACCGGTGCCGGTGAATGGCTGGAGTTGAAACCCGTGGCGCCGAAACCCCTGGCCGCCATCCTGGTCCGCCCGGGTTATTCAAAAAGCGACGGCTTGTTCCAAGCGAACGCCCGGCCGAAGCGGATACGGGTCACTCTCAATGGAGAGCACTCGTTCGGTGTGGATGTCCCCGATTCCAACAATGTGCGGCGCATTCCCGTCATCGGGTATGTGAAGCCGGTGAAGCAGATCAGGCTGACTTTCGAAGATGTGTGGCCGGGGACGAAATTCGAGGACCTCTGTGTCAGCGGGGTTTGGTTGGAAGTGAAACTCGACAAGAAACCGAAACTTGGACCGGTTCGCTAA
- a CDS encoding shikimate kinase, whose translation MNESHPPPKNIVLIGFMGSGKSTVGRELHHRLGYPLVDMDHVIEHRAGKAITTIFAEEGEEKFRDMETRLLEELCDPAAPRRIISTGGGVIGREANRDLLRHLGYVVWLHAPVDVILERTGKNRDRPLLHTDDPRARIEALMEVRTPLYEKTAHLRVDILGLDCGELATGILESARYFFTGHL comes from the coding sequence ATGAACGAATCGCACCCTCCGCCGAAGAACATTGTTCTCATCGGCTTCATGGGTAGTGGGAAATCGACGGTCGGGCGCGAGCTCCATCATCGGCTAGGCTACCCTCTGGTTGACATGGACCATGTCATCGAACACCGCGCCGGAAAGGCGATCACCACCATCTTCGCCGAAGAAGGTGAGGAGAAGTTCCGCGACATGGAGACGCGCCTGCTGGAAGAACTCTGCGATCCGGCGGCACCGCGGCGCATCATCTCCACCGGCGGCGGGGTGATCGGCCGCGAGGCCAACCGGGACTTGTTGAGACACCTCGGGTATGTGGTGTGGCTGCACGCGCCCGTCGATGTGATCCTCGAGCGCACGGGGAAAAACCGCGACCGGCCGCTGCTGCATACCGACGACCCACGGGCGCGCATCGAGGCGCTGATGGAGGTGAGGACGCCGCTTTATGAAAAAACGGCCCACCTGAGGGTGGACATCCTCGGCCTGGACTGCGGAGAGCTCGCAACCGGCATCCTCGAGAGCGCGCGCTACTTTTTCACCGGACACCTGTGA
- a CDS encoding CapA family protein yields MLIAVLAGFVRAGQELPVFIADNHAETAGWIIRNFDLDEKHVLVLVDAHSDGSAAERSEEIREQLRRVPSEKERAARVEDWRKTGRIQAFNWIEPLMPRPLDRVLWLAAPELSAKERAAKTLDATESLDGRLEVEPRSAGSFERRWETCDLKRYRDWQPGTRKVVLAIDLDFFAGMNPADRVSRFEEIWERAMDWPGLAGVAFAVSRPWLGGDEEADALVSLAVDAVRRTRGAFLELDASLDDRPDDSSKAAELKHQVPRWDIAKISAGLRMKLGMMADDLRIADRNRRWSAAAWADESVSARIVPDHGEIDCDGVWRFPLGGEPVLRAEASAASTGRTRWFLLEPARDAYDLLPETGLGKDFSQSPARWIYEKRRSLGESGDSQLDPAAWRRPTGGRFFVEAEMETTEGWIPTPRIELRIRSAEGFRGAVSECFGMPYVFGIAGVRAGDLSGVETGWGGDCANLFVHAWRRNGIPLAWGDPGRLRARLATKAEGVSLQDPVKITPEEIARGVVVDFGKHVAAVWEDREPFGLLDGGDAVVHHLGGFPEIVALSRLAESRPVFSLRVPAALPTCRLAFAGDVVLAGEERRVIDGFGKGGADRFVANLEGIPSMREPDTKPRYDFRFPPERLAWLKERGVDAVSLANNHAADAGRDGIVEGMKALDAAGISYFGVGKNEAEACRPWRVTARGVRLAVFGASYFPAGAAGADHPGIAVLPSHQDRIAREIQEARTAGERVIIMVHGGDEYDVKVNDEQRRWARWLVARGASFIVGAHPHVVQRGENHGGAVVFHSLGNAVYPADLKGADSGRIQVLEVGAATGLEKQ; encoded by the coding sequence GTGTTGATTGCCGTTCTCGCTGGTTTTGTCCGAGCCGGACAAGAGCTTCCGGTTTTCATCGCTGACAACCACGCGGAAACAGCCGGCTGGATCATCCGGAACTTCGATCTGGATGAGAAACACGTTCTGGTCCTGGTGGATGCCCATTCGGATGGTTCCGCGGCGGAGAGGTCCGAGGAGATCCGCGAGCAATTGCGCCGGGTGCCATCGGAAAAGGAGCGGGCCGCCCGTGTGGAGGACTGGAGGAAGACCGGACGCATCCAGGCGTTCAACTGGATCGAACCGCTGATGCCACGTCCGTTGGATCGTGTGTTGTGGCTTGCCGCGCCGGAACTTTCCGCCAAGGAACGGGCGGCGAAAACCCTTGATGCCACGGAGTCGCTGGACGGTCGGCTGGAGGTCGAACCGCGCTCAGCCGGCTCATTTGAAAGACGCTGGGAAACCTGTGACCTGAAACGCTACCGCGACTGGCAGCCGGGAACGCGCAAGGTCGTCCTCGCCATCGACCTGGATTTCTTCGCGGGAATGAATCCGGCGGACCGGGTGTCGCGCTTTGAAGAAATCTGGGAGCGGGCGATGGATTGGCCCGGGCTGGCCGGTGTCGCCTTCGCCGTTTCCCGTCCATGGCTTGGAGGCGATGAAGAGGCGGACGCGCTCGTCAGCCTTGCGGTGGATGCCGTGCGCCGCACGCGTGGAGCCTTTCTGGAATTGGATGCCTCGCTTGATGACAGGCCGGACGATTCGTCGAAGGCGGCGGAACTGAAGCATCAGGTTCCACGCTGGGACATTGCGAAGATCTCCGCAGGACTCCGGATGAAGCTGGGAATGATGGCGGACGATTTGAGGATCGCCGATCGGAACCGCCGGTGGTCCGCCGCCGCTTGGGCGGATGAGTCCGTTTCCGCACGGATTGTTCCGGATCATGGGGAGATCGACTGCGACGGGGTGTGGAGGTTTCCGCTCGGCGGGGAACCCGTGTTGAGGGCGGAAGCCTCCGCCGCCTCGACCGGCAGGACCCGTTGGTTTTTGTTGGAGCCCGCGAGGGACGCGTATGACCTGCTGCCTGAGACCGGGCTTGGAAAGGATTTTTCGCAATCGCCCGCCCGCTGGATCTACGAGAAACGTCGTAGCTTGGGTGAAAGCGGTGATTCGCAGCTTGATCCCGCGGCATGGCGGCGTCCCACGGGCGGGAGATTTTTCGTTGAGGCGGAGATGGAAACAACAGAGGGCTGGATTCCGACGCCACGCATCGAACTGAGGATCCGCTCGGCGGAGGGATTCCGTGGCGCCGTGTCGGAATGCTTCGGCATGCCCTATGTTTTCGGAATCGCCGGCGTGAGGGCGGGCGATCTTTCCGGGGTGGAGACCGGCTGGGGCGGTGATTGCGCGAACCTTTTCGTCCACGCCTGGCGGCGGAATGGCATTCCTCTGGCGTGGGGCGATCCCGGACGTTTGCGCGCCCGGCTCGCGACCAAGGCGGAAGGTGTTTCTCTTCAGGATCCGGTGAAAATCACACCTGAAGAAATCGCGAGGGGGGTGGTCGTCGATTTCGGGAAACACGTCGCGGCGGTTTGGGAGGATCGGGAACCGTTCGGTTTGTTGGATGGCGGTGATGCCGTGGTCCATCATCTCGGAGGTTTTCCTGAGATCGTCGCGCTGTCGCGGCTGGCGGAATCCCGGCCTGTTTTTTCACTGCGTGTTCCGGCGGCTTTGCCGACGTGCCGTCTGGCGTTTGCCGGGGATGTGGTTTTGGCTGGAGAAGAACGCAGGGTGATCGATGGTTTTGGCAAGGGAGGGGCGGACCGTTTCGTGGCGAATCTCGAAGGCATTCCTTCCATGCGCGAGCCGGACACGAAGCCCCGTTATGATTTCCGATTCCCTCCGGAACGGCTGGCATGGCTGAAGGAGCGGGGCGTGGATGCCGTTTCGCTGGCGAACAATCATGCCGCCGATGCCGGGAGGGATGGCATTGTCGAGGGGATGAAGGCTTTGGACGCGGCGGGCATTTCCTATTTCGGAGTGGGGAAAAACGAAGCGGAGGCATGCCGGCCATGGCGGGTGACCGCCCGGGGCGTGAGGCTGGCGGTTTTCGGTGCCAGCTATTTTCCAGCCGGTGCGGCGGGGGCGGATCATCCCGGTATCGCGGTGTTGCCGTCGCACCAGGACAGGATAGCACGGGAGATCCAGGAAGCCCGGACGGCCGGTGAGCGGGTGATCATCATGGTCCACGGAGGAGATGAATATGATGTGAAGGTGAATGACGAACAACGGCGGTGGGCGCGCTGGCTTGTCGCGCGGGGAGCGTCATTCATCGTGGGAGCACACCCGCATGTCGTTCAAAGGGGGGAGAATCATGGCGGGGCGGTGGTTTTCCACTCTCTTGGGAACGCGGTCTACCCCGCGGATCTCAAGGGTGCGGACTCGGGCCGCATCCAGGTGCTGGAGGTGGGAGCTGCAACCGGTTTGGAGAAACAATAA
- the queG gene encoding tRNA epoxyqueuosine(34) reductase QueG: MIEQIKSWAAELGFDDCRIAAAKEAGHADLFREWIAEGKHGEMAWLERTPERRCDPREVLAGCKSVICLALNYYPGRSPFPEGHPGGYRIARYSWNNDYHDLIEKRLREFDAKLRTLGGTQRFYVDTGPVLERDFASDAGLGWNGKSTVQIHRHMGAWFFLAELLTTLDLTPDPPYGDHCGKCTACITACPTRAITAPRRVDARRCVSYLTIEHKGAIPEEFRIAMGDRIYGCDDCLDACPWNRFAVESREITFHARTTVFEKRLRDFLDLDDDGFRALFAKSPIKRIKRPRFLRNVCVALGNTGTLEDLPALEKAAADEDPLISEHATWAVARLRSRLGIP, encoded by the coding sequence ATGATCGAACAGATCAAGTCATGGGCGGCGGAGCTCGGCTTCGACGACTGCCGAATCGCCGCCGCGAAGGAAGCGGGCCACGCGGACCTGTTCCGCGAGTGGATCGCGGAGGGCAAGCACGGGGAAATGGCGTGGCTTGAGCGGACTCCGGAACGCCGTTGCGATCCGCGTGAGGTGCTCGCCGGATGCAAATCCGTCATCTGCCTCGCGCTGAACTACTACCCGGGCCGTAGCCCGTTTCCCGAGGGCCATCCCGGCGGCTACCGCATCGCCCGCTATTCATGGAACAACGACTACCATGACCTGATCGAGAAACGGCTGCGCGAGTTCGACGCGAAACTGCGGACGCTCGGCGGCACGCAGCGGTTCTACGTGGACACCGGGCCGGTGCTGGAGCGGGACTTCGCCAGTGACGCGGGGCTCGGATGGAATGGCAAGTCCACCGTGCAGATCCACCGCCACATGGGCGCCTGGTTTTTCCTCGCCGAACTGCTTACCACTTTGGATCTCACGCCGGACCCACCCTATGGCGACCATTGCGGGAAGTGCACCGCATGCATCACCGCCTGCCCGACCCGGGCGATCACCGCGCCCCGCAGGGTGGATGCGCGGCGGTGTGTCTCCTATCTCACCATCGAGCACAAGGGGGCCATCCCCGAGGAGTTCCGCATTGCCATGGGCGACCGGATCTACGGATGCGACGACTGCCTCGACGCCTGTCCGTGGAACCGCTTCGCCGTGGAATCCCGGGAAATCACCTTTCACGCGCGCACCACCGTATTTGAAAAGCGCCTGCGGGATTTCCTCGATCTGGATGACGATGGCTTCCGGGCCCTTTTCGCGAAGTCTCCCATCAAACGGATCAAGAGGCCGAGATTCCTGAGGAACGTCTGCGTGGCGTTGGGAAACACCGGCACGCTGGAAGACCTGCCCGCATTGGAGAAAGCCGCGGCGGATGAGGATCCGTTGATTTCGGAACATGCCACCTGGGCGGTGGCCCGCTTGCGAAGCAGACTGGGCATCCCCTGA
- the ruvA gene encoding Holliday junction branch migration protein RuvA, which yields MIARLRGKVIEAYPNRLVVDVQGVGYEVFIPLSTFDRLHAAEGLQVDLRTHLHFSQLGQKLFGFASEEERDVFLLLIDRVSGVGPTMAVSVLSGMNVNDFKKCVVAGDVAGLSKLKGVGKKTAERIVLELKDKVGVVETWQDAAAGQVSAGAADAELALIALGYKQVDARRSVKKVLDTDPSATTEILIRGALRTLQG from the coding sequence ATGATAGCGAGACTGCGGGGCAAGGTGATCGAGGCGTATCCGAACCGGCTGGTGGTGGATGTGCAGGGAGTGGGATATGAGGTTTTCATTCCGCTTTCCACGTTCGACCGCCTGCACGCGGCGGAGGGCTTGCAGGTGGATCTGCGGACCCACCTTCATTTCAGCCAGCTCGGGCAGAAGTTGTTCGGCTTCGCGAGCGAGGAGGAGCGGGATGTGTTCCTGCTGTTGATCGACCGGGTGAGCGGCGTGGGCCCGACGATGGCGGTCTCGGTGCTGAGCGGGATGAATGTGAACGATTTCAAGAAATGCGTGGTCGCCGGGGATGTGGCGGGCCTTTCGAAACTCAAGGGGGTCGGAAAAAAAACCGCGGAGCGCATCGTGCTGGAGTTGAAGGACAAGGTCGGCGTGGTGGAGACATGGCAGGACGCCGCCGCAGGACAGGTGAGCGCGGGGGCGGCGGATGCCGAACTCGCGTTGATCGCGCTGGGCTACAAGCAGGTCGACGCGCGCAGGTCGGTGAAAAAGGTCCTTGATACCGACCCTTCCGCAACCACCGAAATCCTGATCCGCGGCGCGCTAAGAACGTTGCAAGGGTGA
- a CDS encoding NADase-type glycan-binding domain-containing protein yields MRIHRWLAAGSVLLAQPALANGGGYFRGGVERAGDVAGFEPEETEKIRILDEKLTVALGQKSADVEVRYLMRNEMDKKVKVRFGFPVEESFDENDFGMPDQVENKKPDQPGYCRNYVITASGVSTAAKWQAEEKSGEQKPFKGLAGWLISEITFAPGEEKPVMIRFESSYPLKEWSVSDDSSTGASLFKYRLSTAACWSGTISTGRIVLKPAGIDPQELKVLKPVNRFKKEGDAWVWNFENLEPAMADDMEVEASPSVDTFPVRFGSSDGSEYVNRGGRWSMSHANYQIKASSTLPADGTHSYQAENVKTSRPDIAWSEGARGTGIGEWLEIIPEVSKPLAAIEIWPGFTSSEEYYQANARPKKISIDLNGEYQFSVDVPDRRESFRIPIKGYSKPVDKLRMTFKEVWPGSKYEDLCVSGVKLHVRLDKKPKIQPAR; encoded by the coding sequence ATGAGAATCCACAGATGGCTCGCAGCCGGTTCCGTCCTTCTGGCACAGCCCGCTCTGGCGAACGGCGGCGGCTATTTCCGGGGTGGCGTCGAGCGGGCGGGGGATGTCGCGGGATTCGAACCGGAGGAGACGGAGAAAATCCGGATCCTGGATGAGAAGCTGACTGTCGCGCTGGGCCAGAAATCCGCCGACGTCGAGGTGCGCTACCTGATGCGGAATGAAATGGACAAGAAGGTGAAGGTGCGCTTCGGATTCCCGGTGGAGGAGTCGTTTGACGAAAATGACTTTGGCATGCCCGACCAAGTGGAAAACAAGAAGCCGGACCAGCCCGGCTACTGCAGGAACTATGTCATCACCGCTTCGGGGGTGTCCACGGCCGCGAAATGGCAGGCCGAGGAGAAGTCCGGAGAACAGAAGCCGTTCAAAGGCCTCGCCGGGTGGTTGATTTCCGAAATCACATTCGCCCCGGGGGAGGAAAAGCCGGTGATGATCCGTTTTGAAAGCAGCTATCCGCTCAAGGAGTGGAGTGTGAGTGATGACTCGTCCACAGGTGCCTCTTTGTTCAAGTACCGTCTTTCCACGGCGGCATGCTGGTCGGGAACCATCTCCACCGGTCGCATCGTCCTCAAGCCGGCTGGGATCGATCCACAGGAATTGAAAGTCCTGAAGCCGGTGAACCGGTTCAAAAAGGAAGGGGATGCCTGGGTCTGGAATTTCGAAAATCTGGAGCCGGCCATGGCGGATGATATGGAGGTGGAAGCCAGCCCGTCGGTTGACACGTTCCCCGTGCGGTTTGGAAGCTCCGACGGTTCCGAATATGTGAATCGCGGAGGACGGTGGTCCATGTCCCATGCGAACTACCAGATCAAGGCGAGTTCGACGCTGCCTGCCGACGGGACGCATTCCTATCAGGCGGAGAATGTGAAAACCTCCAGGCCGGACATCGCTTGGAGCGAAGGTGCCCGGGGGACGGGTATTGGCGAATGGTTGGAAATCATTCCAGAGGTTTCCAAACCGCTGGCTGCGATTGAAATCTGGCCGGGATTCACTTCCAGCGAGGAATACTATCAGGCAAACGCGCGGCCAAAAAAGATATCGATCGATCTGAATGGCGAATATCAATTCAGTGTTGATGTTCCGGACCGGAGGGAGAGCTTCCGTATCCCGATCAAAGGTTATTCAAAGCCTGTGGACAAACTCCGGATGACATTCAAGGAGGTGTGGCCGGGAAGCAAATATGAGGACTTGTGCGTCAGTGGTGTGAAACTGCATGTCAGGCTCGACAAAAAACCGAAGATCCAACCAGCCCGTTAG